From Thiomicrospira sp. XS5, one genomic window encodes:
- a CDS encoding response regulator transcription factor, with translation MEPCVYVVDDDRLVRESLEWLLESVNLQTRLYENGQAFLDAFSPGLPGCVVLDVRMPGLNGMELHQSIKHIDPDFPVIIVTGHADVPMAIRAMKEGAFDFIEKPYNDQHMLERIQLAIHHYDDLQKHQEKTDALQNRFEQLSKRESQVLTGVLQGHPNKIIADQLCLSIKTIEVHRANLMSKLGVKTVTELVRLAIEAGKDHPVPSSES, from the coding sequence ATGGAACCTTGCGTGTATGTTGTGGACGACGACCGTCTGGTACGGGAGTCGTTGGAATGGTTGCTGGAATCGGTCAACCTGCAAACCCGCCTGTATGAAAACGGTCAGGCTTTTTTAGACGCATTTTCACCAGGCCTGCCCGGTTGCGTGGTGCTCGACGTACGAATGCCCGGCCTGAACGGCATGGAACTGCATCAATCCATCAAACACATCGATCCGGATTTTCCGGTCATCATCGTCACCGGCCACGCCGACGTGCCGATGGCGATTCGCGCCATGAAAGAAGGCGCCTTCGACTTCATCGAAAAACCCTATAACGACCAACACATGCTGGAACGTATCCAACTGGCGATTCACCATTACGACGATTTGCAGAAACATCAGGAAAAGACCGATGCCTTGCAAAACCGCTTCGAACAGCTCTCCAAACGCGAATCCCAAGTATTGACCGGCGTCCTGCAAGGTCACCCCAATAAAATCATCGCCGACCAACTGTGCCTGAGCATCAAAACCATCGAAGTGCATCGTGCGAACCTGATGTCGAAACTCGGCGTCAAAACCGTCACCGAACTGGTTCGACTCGCCATCGAAGCCGGTAAAGACCACCCCGTCCCATCATCGGAAAGCTAA
- a CDS encoding PhnD/SsuA/transferrin family substrate-binding protein yields MLQSPFPLRISIGLFVITLLMPLSAVRANIVDIGVLNLRHTEADKAFWAKTAQWLSKEIPSHQFVIKPMGPECLTHAINKQQLDFAITNPSQIVALEKTEDVHPIATLQTRYETRPYSHFGAALITRADRNDLKRLSDLKGQSVMAVSPSEFGGYQMIWRELQLAGIAPKKDFFNLLFTNGSQEAIIRAIINEEADIGIIRSGLIESLLDQNQLPANQIKVIHPQHTGPYPLLHSSILYPEWSMIRLAHTDIALARQVSRTLQAMPKSTAPGTYNPHYGWTRAEDFTTVHGLLRALKLPPYEPSKQISLKAILQEHGLAVGLIVVLILMLSAFSARMSRINRKLAVSQSELAKHRDNLEKEVAERTVELSQVNQALEQDIEAREKAEDTLRRSRAALQGVYEISVDTRLPQSEKLLRLIQLARRHFRMDAAFLYKLPDGPHPALSLCVSDGDMPEESKLKQCLESHLSEFKSQAILQFSDTPCAGQVVTFTVQVNGQPHCVLVFVGQNIAQWQLTEVDEELLRLITQWIGSSIERQDIETEHDKYRTQLGKVTRLFTVGEMASGLAHEINQPLTAATNYISGSLRRLDDSQPSHLKTGLTRSLESLDRATNIIRRLREFVQTGARRQEAFQLNATLKRVLSLLDSEAKQHAVTLIPPSLQGDVCVVGDPVQIEQVLLNLIRNAIDACDESGCVSVDIHPQTDTARILVSDTGPGIPEKELPHVFDAFHSSKSDGMGLGLAICRSIVEAHHGQLHVCNTHEGAQFMFELPLCEAGKAHKNTSEENA; encoded by the coding sequence TTGCTCCAGTCTCCCTTTCCATTACGTATTTCAATCGGGTTATTCGTCATCACCCTGTTGATGCCGTTGTCTGCCGTGCGGGCCAACATCGTCGACATCGGCGTGTTGAATTTGCGCCATACCGAAGCCGACAAAGCCTTTTGGGCGAAAACCGCACAATGGCTTTCCAAAGAAATTCCCAGCCACCAATTCGTCATCAAACCCATGGGGCCGGAATGCCTGACCCATGCCATTAACAAACAACAGCTCGATTTCGCCATCACCAATCCGTCGCAAATCGTCGCACTGGAGAAAACCGAGGATGTCCACCCCATCGCCACGCTGCAAACCCGCTACGAGACCCGGCCTTACAGTCATTTCGGTGCGGCACTCATCACCCGCGCCGACCGCAATGATCTGAAACGCCTATCCGACCTGAAAGGCCAAAGCGTGATGGCGGTGTCGCCGTCCGAATTCGGCGGCTATCAAATGATCTGGCGAGAACTGCAACTGGCCGGCATCGCGCCCAAAAAAGACTTTTTCAACCTGCTGTTCACCAACGGGTCTCAGGAAGCGATTATTCGCGCTATCATCAATGAAGAAGCCGATATCGGCATTATCCGTTCCGGTTTGATCGAGTCGCTGTTGGACCAAAACCAACTGCCCGCCAACCAAATCAAAGTCATCCACCCACAGCACACCGGCCCTTACCCGTTGCTGCACAGCAGCATTCTCTATCCGGAATGGTCGATGATTCGATTGGCACACACCGACATTGCGCTGGCTCGCCAGGTTTCCCGTACCCTGCAAGCCATGCCGAAAAGCACCGCGCCCGGTACCTATAACCCGCACTACGGCTGGACCCGCGCCGAAGACTTCACCACCGTGCATGGCTTGCTTCGCGCCCTGAAACTGCCACCTTACGAACCGAGCAAACAGATCAGTCTCAAGGCCATCTTGCAGGAACATGGCCTCGCCGTCGGCTTGATTGTGGTGTTGATTCTGATGTTGTCGGCCTTTTCCGCGCGCATGAGCCGCATCAACCGGAAACTGGCGGTTTCCCAGTCCGAACTCGCCAAACACCGCGACAACCTGGAAAAAGAAGTCGCCGAGCGCACCGTGGAACTCTCGCAAGTCAACCAGGCGCTGGAACAAGACATCGAAGCCCGGGAAAAGGCGGAAGATACATTACGTCGCAGCCGCGCCGCGCTGCAAGGGGTGTACGAAATTTCCGTCGACACTCGTCTCCCCCAATCGGAAAAACTGTTGCGCTTGATTCAATTAGCACGTCGCCATTTCCGCATGGACGCCGCGTTTTTGTACAAGCTGCCCGACGGCCCACACCCGGCGCTGTCGTTGTGCGTTTCCGATGGGGATATGCCCGAAGAATCCAAACTGAAACAATGTCTGGAAAGTCACTTGTCGGAATTCAAAAGCCAAGCCATTCTGCAATTTTCCGACACGCCTTGCGCCGGCCAGGTCGTCACTTTCACCGTACAGGTCAACGGTCAACCGCACTGCGTGCTGGTGTTCGTGGGGCAAAACATCGCACAATGGCAACTGACCGAAGTGGACGAAGAGTTATTGCGCCTCATCACCCAATGGATCGGCTCCAGCATCGAGCGTCAGGACATCGAAACCGAGCATGACAAATATCGCACCCAACTCGGCAAAGTCACCCGCCTGTTCACCGTCGGTGAAATGGCTTCCGGTCTGGCGCATGAAATCAACCAACCGCTGACCGCCGCCACCAATTACATCAGCGGTAGCCTGAGACGCTTGGATGACAGCCAACCGTCACACCTCAAAACCGGCCTGACCCGGTCTTTGGAAAGCCTTGATCGCGCCACCAACATCATCCGTCGTCTGCGCGAATTCGTGCAAACCGGCGCACGGCGCCAAGAAGCTTTCCAACTCAATGCCACTTTGAAACGCGTGTTGTCACTGCTGGACTCGGAAGCCAAGCAACATGCCGTGACATTGATTCCGCCGTCCTTGCAGGGCGATGTCTGTGTCGTCGGGGACCCGGTTCAAATCGAACAGGTCTTGCTGAATTTGATTCGCAACGCCATTGATGCGTGCGACGAAAGCGGCTGCGTATCGGTTGACATTCATCCTCAAACCGATACCGCGCGCATTCTGGTGTCCGACACCGGCCCCGGTATTCCGGAAAAGGAGTTGCCCCATGTTTTCGATGCCTTCCATTCCTCGAAATCCGACGGCATGGGTCTGGGGCTGGCGATTTGCCGCAGCATTGTCGAGGCGCACCACGGCCAATTGCACGTCTGCAACACCCATGAAGGCGCGCAATTTATGTTTGAATTACCCTTGTGCGAAGCCGGGAAGGCTCACAAAAACACTTCGGAGGAAAACGCGTGA
- a CDS encoding bifunctional diguanylate cyclase/phosphodiesterase codes for MNPQSSNKTQHKKNLKQTMLVGALITALAVFIITLVAASQIFTQRFSEQSVKNAETLSRLSFDNMYQLMSKGWNRDQLLKFRADLKQTYQDHDMTFSIYRSEIVNHQFGFLASDVSDSMQPFFQEVLKSKKPMEIKQDEWVRSFRPLVAQDACLKCHTQAKVGDVLGVMGIEQDIEQVLKPARNEFLVWMLLLMPIPVLLALWVGRRFSKSLLRSVHDLNQQVVSINQIDDLKNLAHGQSVFDYTEFDQLNDSLNQLGDKIKNIAIDRDILDFEIQLLDKLVLSSDIVKDWKQHICLLMKEINQILPLYTLFVVFRTDDIEQYVIEVFWLGKPDRATEKELEVHAKEILSEVSIFEKGSVFKVNHSYASQDPLTIENQIQTQSKSLILDTPKIGGVVGLGVETFPPKDSSRSVVVESILTTLVNVIGSIKAINKFTKELEYYATRDPLTHLFNQRVFHELLAYEVGRGHRRHYDFGLMLMDFDNFKLINDQYGHAFGDEVLQQFALATKKTLREGDIFARYGGDEFCVIFPETDFAEVHELAHKVLKATQGIELVAPNGQPVHITCSIGISMYPDHAHDKEDLFMVADNMLYRAKGSGKNAISYPQETDLVEVYKESNDQSLFIIKALETGEPIEPNYQPIVSMETGEIEVHELLMRLRQDGELISAGRFIETAEHMGLVNQMDMILIDKALADANRSGYEGVLFINLSPKAIVASEFIQRIQGLTETYQIDHERIVFEITERETVHNVALLEKFVRELRSEGFRFAIDDFGSGFSSFQYLKRFPVDFIKIEGEFINNMSKNEIDLAFVESAVSMAKSLGIQTIAEFIENEETLDLVNSLGIDYAQGYLLATPQPDFSKQLDANLKTRIQTL; via the coding sequence GTGAACCCACAGTCTTCAAATAAAACCCAGCACAAAAAAAATCTGAAGCAGACCATGTTGGTCGGGGCCTTGATTACCGCTTTGGCGGTTTTCATTATCACGCTGGTGGCCGCGTCACAGATTTTCACTCAGCGTTTCAGTGAGCAAAGTGTGAAGAATGCCGAGACGTTGAGTCGCTTGTCGTTCGACAACATGTATCAGCTGATGAGCAAAGGCTGGAATCGTGACCAACTGCTTAAATTCCGAGCGGATTTGAAGCAGACCTATCAAGATCATGACATGACGTTTTCCATTTACCGTTCGGAGATAGTGAACCATCAATTCGGTTTTTTGGCGTCGGATGTGTCGGACAGCATGCAGCCGTTTTTTCAGGAAGTGTTGAAATCCAAAAAACCGATGGAAATTAAGCAAGATGAGTGGGTGCGCAGTTTTCGGCCTTTGGTGGCGCAGGATGCCTGTCTGAAATGCCACACTCAGGCGAAAGTCGGGGATGTGCTCGGGGTTATGGGAATTGAACAGGATATTGAACAGGTATTGAAACCGGCCCGTAATGAGTTTTTGGTGTGGATGCTGTTACTGATGCCGATCCCGGTGTTGTTGGCGCTGTGGGTTGGGCGACGTTTTTCGAAAAGCCTGTTGCGCAGTGTGCATGACTTGAACCAGCAGGTGGTGTCCATCAACCAGATTGACGACTTGAAAAACCTGGCGCATGGTCAGTCGGTGTTCGATTACACCGAGTTCGATCAGTTGAATGACAGTCTGAACCAATTGGGCGACAAAATTAAAAACATCGCCATTGACCGCGACATTCTGGATTTTGAAATTCAGTTACTTGATAAGTTGGTGTTGTCGTCGGATATCGTCAAGGATTGGAAGCAGCATATTTGCCTGTTGATGAAGGAAATCAACCAGATTCTGCCGCTGTACACGCTGTTTGTGGTGTTCCGAACCGATGACATTGAGCAATATGTCATTGAAGTCTTTTGGTTGGGCAAGCCGGATAGGGCGACCGAAAAAGAGCTGGAAGTGCACGCTAAGGAAATTCTCAGCGAAGTGTCGATTTTTGAAAAAGGCTCGGTGTTTAAGGTCAACCACAGTTACGCTTCCCAAGACCCCTTGACCATTGAAAACCAGATTCAAACGCAAAGCAAAAGTTTGATTCTGGACACGCCGAAAATCGGTGGGGTGGTCGGTTTGGGGGTTGAAACCTTCCCGCCGAAGGACTCTTCGCGTTCCGTGGTGGTGGAAAGTATTTTGACGACTTTGGTCAACGTCATTGGTTCCATCAAGGCCATCAATAAATTCACCAAGGAGCTGGAATATTACGCTACGCGTGACCCTTTGACGCATCTGTTCAATCAGCGGGTGTTTCATGAGTTGCTGGCTTATGAGGTGGGACGGGGCCACCGACGTCATTACGATTTCGGTTTGATGTTGATGGATTTCGATAACTTCAAGCTGATTAACGACCAGTACGGTCATGCGTTTGGCGATGAGGTTTTGCAGCAATTCGCCTTGGCGACGAAAAAAACGTTACGGGAAGGGGACATTTTCGCGCGTTACGGTGGGGATGAATTCTGTGTGATTTTCCCCGAAACCGACTTTGCCGAAGTGCATGAACTGGCGCACAAAGTGTTGAAAGCCACGCAGGGTATTGAGTTGGTGGCCCCGAACGGCCAGCCGGTGCACATTACCTGTTCCATTGGTATCAGCATGTATCCGGATCATGCGCATGACAAGGAAGACTTGTTCATGGTGGCGGATAATATGCTGTACCGCGCTAAAGGCAGTGGCAAAAACGCCATTTCGTATCCTCAGGAAACCGACCTGGTGGAAGTGTATAAGGAATCCAACGACCAGAGTTTATTCATTATCAAGGCGCTGGAAACCGGCGAGCCGATTGAACCGAATTATCAACCGATTGTCAGCATGGAAACCGGCGAAATCGAAGTACACGAACTCTTGATGCGATTGCGTCAGGACGGCGAACTCATCAGCGCCGGGCGCTTTATCGAAACCGCTGAACACATGGGCTTAGTGAATCAGATGGACATGATTCTGATCGATAAAGCTTTGGCGGATGCCAACCGTTCCGGTTATGAGGGCGTGCTGTTTATTAACCTGTCGCCGAAAGCAATTGTGGCCAGTGAGTTCATTCAACGGATTCAAGGCTTGACCGAAACCTATCAGATCGACCACGAACGCATTGTGTTTGAAATCACCGAACGTGAAACGGTGCACAATGTGGCCTTGTTGGAAAAATTCGTCCGTGAATTACGCTCGGAAGGTTTCCGTTTCGCCATCGACGATTTCGGTTCCGGCTTTTCGTCTTTCCAATATTTGAAGCGCTTCCCGGTGGATTTCATCAAAATCGAAGGCGAATTCATCAACAATATGTCCAAAAACGAGATTGACTTGGCGTTTGTGGAAAGCGCGGTGTCGATGGCCAAATCGTTGGGCATTCAGACCATTGCAGAATTCATTGAAAATGAGGAAACCTTGGACTTGGTTAACAGCCTGGGCATCGATTATGCGCAAGGTTATTTACTGGCCACGCCACAGCCGGATTTCTCCAAGCAATTGGATGCAAACCTTAAAACACGAATTCAAACCCTTTAA
- a CDS encoding DUF6868 family protein has protein sequence MELATIQAFLGWSVLLNWAVLIVWAAMFIGAHDVIYRLHTRWFELDRAAFDRIHYIGMAIYKLAIILFCLVPYLSLLILQSR, from the coding sequence ATGGAATTGGCAACGATACAAGCGTTTTTAGGCTGGAGTGTGCTGTTGAATTGGGCGGTGTTAATTGTGTGGGCAGCGATGTTTATTGGCGCGCATGATGTGATTTACCGCTTGCATACCCGTTGGTTTGAGTTGGATCGGGCTGCGTTTGACCGCATTCACTATATCGGGATGGCGATTTATAAACTGGCGATTATTTTGTTCTGTCTGGTGCCGTATTTATCGCTGTTGATTTTGCAAAGCCGTTAA
- a CDS encoding methyl-accepting chemotaxis protein: MNLTIKAKLILLILVTLIGMSFITIYDSITEKQIMMDAKKERVETIITGISTQIHALQNQVKEGKLTMEAAQSEAKQIVSSFRYDGNNYVWINDFHPKMIMHPLKPSLDGSDLSEYKDKKGNLLFVNMAKTAEKSGQGYVEYFWTKPNQTVPVPKMSFVKKIPGWNWILGTGIYIDDVNEAFYATLISHFAILAFLIAISIGVAYWVFNAINRPLKEMSSIMQRVSNDGDLSQTITIRGNDEIGRISADFNHHIQFLASTIEEIQSVMAKVARGNTDVSIHSEMKGVFDELKQDVNQSVQNINQTIVFLDTTLSSLSKGEFNVQTIGGLEGRFKHILENTESVVNSLKLSFEEINQVMSEMSTGKFDRRISIDVKGEFEKLEHNINQSLDSVEEAITHISDALSRQASGNYDPKNDIQLTGDLKRLDLALHTTCDKVGTTILQINHSAESVSQMSEELAQSAMAFSEKTQNQAATLEETSASTEEITATVRQNTDSARNANTLARQAQDKAHKGAQINEIAVQSMDQITESSNQIADIITLIDSIAFQTNLLALNAAVEAARAGEHGRGFAVVAGEVRNLAQKSADAARQIKTLIEDSVQKIHEGADYVNQSKDSLSEINEVITQVTSIISEITTSSEEQAKAVEHINQAIVSLDKDTQQNALIVEQTAQNAQQMKEAAHQMSRQVDFFKVSGDSVPRLHDESDNDKKIG, translated from the coding sequence ATGAATCTGACAATCAAAGCAAAATTGATCTTACTGATCTTAGTCACCTTGATCGGGATGTCATTCATCACCATTTACGACAGCATCACCGAAAAACAAATCATGATGGATGCCAAGAAGGAGCGCGTGGAAACCATCATCACCGGGATTTCAACGCAAATACACGCCCTGCAGAACCAGGTCAAGGAAGGCAAACTCACGATGGAAGCCGCCCAGAGTGAAGCCAAGCAGATCGTCAGCTCATTTCGTTACGACGGCAACAACTACGTTTGGATCAACGACTTTCACCCCAAAATGATCATGCACCCGTTAAAACCCAGCCTAGACGGTTCCGACCTGAGTGAATACAAAGATAAGAAAGGCAATTTGCTGTTCGTCAATATGGCGAAAACCGCCGAAAAATCCGGTCAGGGCTATGTGGAATACTTCTGGACCAAGCCCAACCAAACCGTGCCAGTACCAAAAATGTCATTCGTAAAAAAAATCCCAGGCTGGAATTGGATTCTCGGCACGGGAATTTACATCGACGACGTCAATGAAGCTTTCTACGCCACACTCATCAGCCATTTCGCCATTCTAGCGTTTTTAATCGCCATCAGTATCGGGGTCGCCTATTGGGTCTTCAACGCCATTAACCGTCCGTTGAAAGAAATGTCCTCAATCATGCAACGGGTCAGTAACGATGGTGATTTATCGCAGACCATTACCATCCGCGGAAACGATGAAATCGGTCGCATTTCTGCCGACTTCAACCATCACATTCAATTTCTGGCCAGTACCATAGAGGAAATACAGTCGGTCATGGCCAAGGTCGCTCGCGGGAACACCGACGTCTCGATTCACTCCGAAATGAAAGGCGTGTTCGATGAACTGAAACAGGACGTCAATCAATCGGTGCAAAACATTAACCAGACCATCGTCTTTCTGGACACCACCCTTTCATCACTCTCGAAAGGTGAATTCAATGTCCAAACCATCGGCGGACTGGAAGGCCGCTTTAAACACATTTTGGAAAACACCGAATCGGTGGTGAATTCATTAAAACTGTCCTTTGAAGAAATCAATCAAGTCATGTCGGAAATGAGCACCGGGAAATTCGACCGCCGCATCAGCATCGACGTCAAAGGCGAGTTCGAAAAACTGGAACACAACATCAACCAATCATTGGATTCGGTCGAGGAAGCCATCACCCATATTTCCGATGCCTTGAGCCGTCAGGCCTCCGGGAACTACGACCCGAAGAATGACATTCAATTAACCGGCGACCTCAAACGTCTCGATTTGGCGCTCCACACCACGTGTGACAAAGTCGGCACCACGATTTTGCAAATCAACCACAGTGCCGAAAGCGTTTCCCAAATGTCGGAAGAACTGGCTCAAAGTGCCATGGCGTTCTCGGAGAAAACACAAAACCAAGCGGCGACGTTGGAAGAAACCTCCGCTTCGACGGAAGAAATCACCGCCACCGTCCGCCAAAACACCGATTCGGCGCGCAACGCCAATACCCTGGCGCGGCAAGCGCAGGATAAAGCTCATAAAGGCGCCCAGATCAATGAAATCGCCGTTCAGTCGATGGACCAGATCACCGAATCCAGTAACCAGATTGCCGACATCATTACCCTGATTGACAGCATTGCTTTCCAGACCAATCTCTTAGCCTTGAACGCGGCCGTAGAAGCGGCACGAGCTGGCGAGCACGGCCGTGGGTTTGCGGTGGTCGCCGGTGAGGTGCGCAACCTGGCGCAAAAATCGGCCGATGCCGCCCGTCAAATTAAAACCTTGATTGAAGACAGCGTGCAAAAAATCCACGAAGGGGCGGATTACGTTAATCAATCCAAAGACTCTCTGAGTGAAATCAACGAAGTCATCACCCAGGTCACCAGCATTATTTCGGAAATCACCACCTCGTCCGAAGAACAGGCCAAGGCGGTAGAGCATATCAACCAGGCCATTGTCAGCCTGGACAAGGACACCCAGCAAAATGCCTTGATTGTGGAACAAACCGCGCAGAACGCGCAGCAGATGAAAGAAGCGGCTCACCAAATGAGCCGCCAAGTGGACTTTTTCAAAGTCAGCGGTGATTCGGTGCCACGCCTGCATGACGAAAGCGACAACGACAAAAAAATCGGTTAA
- a CDS encoding DEAD/DEAH box helicase: MSFNALGLSTPILDAIQQQGYETPSPIQQQAIPAVLEGRDVMAAAQTGTGKTAGFTLPILERLSKGPSPKANQARALILTPTRELAAQVADSVATYGQHLPLKSTVVFGGVKINPQMMRLRGGVDILIATPGRLLDLHSQNAVKFDQLEILVLDEADRMLDMGFIHDLKRIARLLPKDRQNLLFSATFSNDIRKLAQSFVQDPVEISVTPRNSTAETVAQQVYPVDKNRKSALLIHLIQEHKWFQVLVFSRTKHGANRLTRQLETKGIRAAAIHGNKSQAARTRALSEFKDGKIQVLVATDIAARGLDIDQLPQVINFDLPNVAEDYVHRIGRTGRAGATGEAISLVSADEIKQLSDIENLIQKQIPRHIEDGFEPETDLPETRLNHRPKKPKKPKKPKKPKAPQGQTSDESDANGRPSNKKPAPSRRRKPASNRKPSQNRSGQTPSGKRPNRSPKKPQH, from the coding sequence ATGAGCTTTAACGCCCTTGGTTTATCCACCCCCATTCTTGACGCCATTCAACAGCAAGGCTATGAAACCCCTTCTCCAATTCAGCAACAAGCGATTCCCGCCGTATTGGAAGGCCGCGATGTCATGGCTGCGGCGCAAACCGGCACCGGCAAAACCGCCGGTTTTACGTTGCCGATATTGGAACGCTTATCAAAAGGGCCGTCTCCTAAAGCCAACCAAGCGCGCGCTTTGATTTTGACCCCCACACGCGAACTGGCGGCGCAAGTCGCCGACAGTGTGGCCACTTACGGCCAACATTTACCGCTCAAATCCACCGTGGTATTCGGCGGCGTCAAAATCAATCCACAAATGATGCGCCTGCGCGGTGGCGTGGATATTCTAATTGCCACGCCCGGCCGTCTGCTGGATTTACACAGCCAAAATGCGGTGAAATTTGATCAACTGGAAATACTGGTATTGGACGAAGCCGACCGGATGCTCGACATGGGCTTCATTCACGATCTAAAACGCATTGCCCGCCTGTTACCAAAAGACCGCCAGAATCTATTATTTTCGGCGACCTTCTCCAACGACATTCGCAAGCTGGCGCAAAGCTTCGTTCAAGACCCGGTGGAAATTTCCGTGACACCCCGCAACTCCACCGCCGAAACCGTGGCTCAGCAAGTTTACCCGGTCGACAAAAACCGCAAATCCGCGCTGTTGATTCACTTAATCCAAGAACATAAATGGTTTCAGGTGTTGGTGTTCTCTCGCACCAAACACGGCGCCAACCGCCTGACGCGTCAGCTGGAAACCAAAGGCATCCGCGCCGCCGCCATTCACGGCAACAAAAGCCAAGCCGCCCGAACACGGGCCTTGAGCGAGTTCAAAGACGGCAAAATCCAGGTACTGGTCGCCACCGACATTGCCGCGCGCGGGTTGGACATTGATCAATTGCCGCAAGTCATTAACTTCGATTTGCCCAATGTGGCCGAAGATTATGTTCACCGCATTGGGCGTACCGGTCGCGCCGGTGCCACCGGTGAAGCGATTTCACTGGTCAGTGCCGACGAAATCAAACAACTCTCCGACATCGAGAACCTGATTCAAAAACAGATTCCGCGTCATATTGAAGACGGTTTTGAACCCGAAACCGACTTGCCGGAAACCCGGTTGAACCACCGCCCGAAAAAGCCGAAAAAACCCAAGAAGCCAAAAAAGCCCAAGGCCCCTCAAGGCCAAACATCAGACGAAAGTGACGCGAATGGTCGCCCGTCCAACAAAAAACCGGCACCTTCCCGAAGACGCAAACCCGCGTCCAACCGTAAGCCGTCTCAAAATCGTTCCGGCCAAACCCCTTCTGGAAAACGGCCAAACCGTTCGCCGAAAAAACCCCAGCATTAA
- a CDS encoding YceI family protein, with protein sequence MNTLTWLKRTFLATGLSIAALGVSATAVAAPANYQIDTKGMHASVNFKIQHLGYSWLTGRFDQFGGTFVYDSEKPSNSKVDVSIDTDSVNTNHAERDKHLRSGDFLDVKKFPKATFVSTDITENADKTLTVKGDLTLHGVTKPIEIQASKVGEGKDPWGGYRAGFTGTTLIKLADYGITYNLGPASTEVYFQLNLEGVRQ encoded by the coding sequence ATGAACACCCTCACTTGGCTTAAACGCACTTTCCTGGCCACCGGCCTTTCCATTGCCGCTCTGGGAGTATCGGCCACGGCTGTCGCTGCACCGGCCAATTATCAAATCGACACCAAAGGCATGCACGCCTCGGTGAATTTTAAAATCCAGCACTTGGGCTACAGCTGGTTGACCGGTCGTTTCGACCAGTTTGGCGGCACTTTCGTGTACGATTCCGAAAAGCCATCCAACAGTAAAGTGGATGTCAGCATCGACACCGACAGTGTCAACACCAACCATGCCGAGCGCGACAAGCACTTGCGCAGCGGTGACTTTCTGGACGTGAAGAAATTCCCGAAAGCGACCTTCGTCAGTACGGACATCACCGAAAACGCCGACAAAACCCTGACCGTTAAAGGTGACCTCACATTGCACGGTGTCACCAAACCGATTGAAATCCAAGCCAGCAAAGTCGGCGAAGGTAAAGATCCTTGGGGCGGCTACCGTGCCGGGTTCACCGGAACCACCTTAATCAAACTGGCGGATTACGGCATTACGTATAACCTGGGGCCGGCGTCCACGGAAGTCTACTTCCAGTTGAATCTGGAAGGCGTTCGTCAGTAA
- a CDS encoding cytochrome b, protein MKLTNSFSGYGWISIALHWVIAVGVIGLFALGLWMVDLSFYSPWYHDAPSIHKSLGVLLVGLMVLRLVWRWSNPTPKPPANHSRFVTFAAHSAHALLYLLVFALGVSGYFISTAEGHGIEVFNWFTVPAYPLGIESQADIAGEFHYWIAVTLIALAGVHMLAALKHHFIDKDVTLKRMLKATDE, encoded by the coding sequence ATGAAATTAACCAACAGTTTTTCAGGCTATGGCTGGATCAGCATCGCACTGCATTGGGTGATTGCCGTGGGCGTCATCGGCTTGTTTGCACTCGGCCTGTGGATGGTGGACCTGAGCTTTTACAGCCCTTGGTATCACGACGCCCCATCCATCCATAAAAGCCTCGGTGTGCTGTTGGTCGGCTTGATGGTATTACGTCTGGTGTGGCGCTGGAGCAATCCAACCCCAAAACCACCGGCCAATCATTCCCGGTTCGTCACCTTCGCAGCTCACAGTGCCCACGCATTGTTGTACCTGCTGGTGTTTGCCTTGGGCGTGAGCGGGTATTTCATTTCCACCGCGGAAGGCCACGGCATTGAGGTATTCAACTGGTTTACCGTGCCGGCCTATCCGCTGGGCATTGAAAGCCAGGCCGATATCGCCGGCGAATTCCATTATTGGATTGCCGTTACCTTAATCGCACTGGCAGGCGTACACATGCTGGCGGCGCTGAAGCATCATTTCATCGACAAAGACGTCACCTTGAAACGCATGCTGAAAGCCACCGACGAATAA